TTATCAAAAATAATTAATTTCATTTTCGTCATTTTGGTAAAGTAACAAAAGACAGAATATTGGTTAGTCGTGTTGGTTAGGAATAAAATAAAGAACGTGGACATCGTGGAATAAAAATATTCAGACAAGGAAACTAACAATAAAACAGTAATGAACATGGTTCTGAATCTCATCTTTGTGTATCTCCAATGGAATCCACCGCCACGAATCAGACTCCTTCTCCAAGCTCCACCGTCGACGATGACAATGGCGACGGTGTCTATACCGACGAATTTACCAAACTACCCCCGGACTCACCACACAGCAGCGAGGATGAAGATAGCGTTGACTTTAGCCACGAACAAGGTTTGAGAACTATTTGTACTTTTGGTTAATTTTTTTTTTAAATTTTCTTAGACAGTTCATTAGTAGTTGATCTTAAACATTCACGTTTTATTTTCTTTTCTTTTCGAATGCTAGACTCTAGTTTGGTACCCATAGGATTCGAGTTACATGAAGCTATTGACACTGGGAGTGCTTCAAGATCTGTAAGAGGCAAAGATTCACAAACAGAACGTGATTTCTTGGATAGTGATGTGGAGATTGTGATCAAGAACCAGCATGAGTATTACTTTTACTGCCCCTGCTGTGGTGAAGACATCACCAAAACAGTCAAGCTCGTGAAGAAATCAGATATCCAACCCGCAAAAAAGTCTGACAATGCAAATAAACCTATTGACACTAAGAATGGTTCAAGATCCGAAGACAAGAAGACAAAAAATTTGTCCTGGCTCCCTGCTTATCTCCAGAAGCTGTTTCTTTCTGTTTATGGCCACATCAAAGACAAAGGTACCCTTTCTTTTGGTGTCTTTTGTGTGGACAGGTGTGATTGACTTTGGTTTCTTGGCAGATTCAGGCAAGATAGAGGTTGATTCAAAGTCAACTAAAAATGATCTTGGTACCAATAGTGAGGAACCGAGCATTGATGTCAAGACTGAGAAAGGCAGACCGAGTTTTCCCAAGTGGTACCTCGATGTTTTTGCTTGGTTGTTCCTCTGTATTATCATTGCTCTTTCTTTCCTTTTCACTTCCCCTCAGCAGTCATCACCTTTCATTACACCACCACATCTGGAACTGCCTTCTATCCCTCCATTGCCGCTGCCTTCATTATCTATACTTTGGTTACTTCCAGCGTTTCCGGTGTTGTTTCTAGTCATTATGGCAATGAGGTCCGGTTACATTCCCATATATCACAAAGAGAAAGGTAAGTTACTTTTTTTCTACTCAAGTCTTTTGTATCCATCATTTTCAAGACCTGACCATTTTTTTTAAACATACCAGGCGACAAAGAGGTTGATTCCAAGTCTACTGATACTACTAGTGAAGAACAGATTAAGAAAACTAAAATTGAAGATGACCAAGCTGCAGATTCTTGTCAAGATTCTGACAAGAAGACAGGTATGTTTTGAATTCTGGTTCTGAAATGAATACTAATGACGCTTGGTTGTTAACAAAAATCTTGATTATACTAGACAACCAAAAAGTTCACCCGGTTCTGGTAGATCCTCCTCCACCACAGGAGCAACCGTCTATGCAAATTGCGAATAAGGAAACACCACCTAAAACTCAAGCAGAACCTGGGGTTCAACCAGAGATCCCAAAGAGTGTTGAACCGGGCAAAGGCGGTAATAAACTTGAAATCTTGAAAAGTATTGTGTATGGAGGTCTAATACAATCCATCACAAGCCTTTGCACCGTAACATCTGCAGCTGCTTCTGGTGCTTCAACTCGTAAGTGATCCACATCACATCTCCTTGAGCCATAAACACTATTAACTGACGCATAAATCTTTTTTAATGACTTCTGATTATGTTGCAGTGAATGTTTTGGCCTTGGGAGTTGCCAACTTGTCAAGCGGTCTTCTTCTGATTGTTCACAGCGTAAGTGATCTTTCTTGTCTATCACGTAACATTAATTTCAGAGGATTTAAATAACTCAAAACGCCATTTTTGTTTGCAGCTCCAAGAACTAATAAACGAGAAACCCAAAACAAGAACCAACACTGATGATCAGAAAGAATCAGACGCAGATGTGGAAGAAGAAGATAGGTACGTGGAAGCTCTGGGGAGAAGAGAGAAATGGTGGTTTCACAGGTTGATAGCAATCTCCTCTTTCGTCGTATGCGGTTTGATCCCACCACTTGTATACGGCTTCTCTTTCAGAAGAAGAGTCGAAAAGAGACAAGAGTACAAGACTTTAGCTGTTTACGCAGTGTCTCTCCTCTGCATCGTCTTGCTCTCAGTTGCGAAAGCTTACGTCTCGAAGAAGCGCGAGTATGTCAAGACTCTGTTTAGGTACACGTCAATGGCGACGACGGCGTCGGGATTCTCTACGTTCATGGGATATTTCGTGAACCAGTGGCTTGAGAAAAGCGGGTTTTATGATGAATCTACAGAAACTCCACGAGTTTGAGACTTTGTTCTTGCTCTATCTTTCACTTTACATTGTCCTTTTCTTTCCTTTTATAGTGTCGAATGTTTTCATTAAAACTAAACGAAAATAAAGTAGAAAGTGTTCAGTGAGACACAAAGAACCTTTTTGTTAGAACAAAGAAAACGATTTTGTTAAGATTTCTTCTTTTAACATGCACGAGAAAGATGTTAAGATTTAACAATAGATTCAATTGGTCGGTTACAACAAGGATGCAGGAACACAAATATTGGTGGAGAAATACATTTGATACATCTCCTCATTGTGATATTTCTTACTTCGAGGTTACAAAAAGAAGTCATGGGATGATATGAAAGAGAGGAGTTATTAGTTATGGACCTCATAGTCAATTATATTAATATGGGATTACCACATTTGCAGACAAGGAGGGCCAACTGCCAAGTGTGTTCCCGTATTGTGGTCTAAAGAATGCTGTACAAACTTTTTTTCGCACATTCACGTACTGGTTTGTTCGAAGAATCATATTTAAACATAAACAAAATTAATCTAAGAGCATGTCCATCCATTAGGATCTCAAATGGGTACTTATGGATAAATTTAAAGTAAATAATATGATTTTAGAAGTTAAAAAAGACCTGGTTAGTAGAAATAATTTTTTCCTCCTCTAATGGGAGGATCCCATATATAGGGGTTCTTAAATTTTTTTTTTTTTAAATAGAATGATTTAAAATAAAAGCATACATAAAAAGTTTAATAAAAATTACATAAAAACATATTAAAAATACAAATACAAATTGTAATCGAGGAAAAACAGATTAGTTGAAATCTTGATTTGTTCCAAATTTTTGCCATATATTCTCAACCAAATCAGCTTTCAACTGTTGATGTATTGTTTTATCACGAACTCGATTCCGAATGCTCATCATATTCCCGAGATTAGAAGGCATCTGTGAAGTAAAGTCTAAATCCACTTGTGAACTTCAGTTTGAATCCGGTTGTGCGAAAAGTGATACATCAAACTGAGTGTACCCACAAAAGTGATACTCATTATCTTTCCAATTTTTATTTTATCCCACAAAAGAGATGGATTTTTGACCATGGCAAATCGAGCTTGCAAGACCCCGAAAGCACGCTCGACATCTTTATGTACAGCTTCTTGATGTGTAGCGAATAAGGATGCTTTCGGACCTTGCGGAAGTGGAATAGATTGGAAAAAAGTAGCTCATTTTGGATAAATACCGTATGTGAGATAGTAAGCCAAATGGTACGTGTGTCAGTTGACAATGTAATTAACCTTTTGGAGCTCGACCTTGTAATATATCATCAAAAACTGGTGATCGATCAAGAACATTGATATCGTTTAATGTACCTGGAGGTCCGAAAAACGCGTGTCATATCCAGAGATCTTGTGAAGCTATAGCTCTAAAACAATTGTTGGCTTGCTGATCCACGTGTATATTGACCTTTCCATGCGGTCGGACAATTTTTCCACTCCCAATGCATACAATCAATTCTTCCTATCATCCCGGGAAATCCGCGTATCTCTCCAATATCCAGAAGTCGTTGAAGATCTTCCCGCGTGGGTCTTCTTATATACTCATTTCCAAATAAATTTATGATTCCTTGAATAAAATGTTTCAAGCATAAAAGCGCAGTGGTCTCACCAAGTCGGAGGTATTCGTCGACCGCATCAGCTGGGCAACCATATGCCATCATACGAATTGATGCTATTGCCTTTTGTAATGGAGAGTGACCGAACCTTCCAGTAGCATCTCTTCTTTGTTGAAAGTATGGCATTTCAGCGGAGAGTCGATCAACAATACGCATAAACAAGGGCTTGTTTATTCGAAACCGGTGGCGAAACATGTGAGAAGGATATTTTGCATCTTCATTAAAATAATCGTTCCATAACTGCTTGTGTCCTTCTTCATGTTGTCTTTCAATGTAGCCTCGTTTCTTTTTTTTACCTTGATGCTTCTTGGCGATTTTCATTGTGAATGAGGAGATTTTCGAAATGTTGATCGAAAATCTGATCAATTTTTTCATCCATCATTTCTTCAATATTATTAGAAGAAGAAGCAATATAGAAGTAAGAAAAGTTGGTAAGAGATTGATTTTGCTTTAAGAGAATGGTAAGAGAATGGAGCTTGAGAATGGTAACAGAATGGTAAGAGAATGGAGCTTGAAAATGGTAAGAGAATGGTAAGAGGAAATGGTAAGAGAAAGGTAAGAGAATGGTAAGAGGATGGTAAGAGAATGGTAAGAGAATGGTAAGATGAAATGGTAAGAGAATGGAGCTTGAGAGAAATTGTATTGGAGTTTGAGAGACAAAGACTTCTAAAAAAAATGTTTAGAAAAAGACTTCTATTACACTCGGCAATGTTGCTTGAGAAATGTTTAGCGACAAAGACTTCAATTACAAAAGGCAATGTTTATAAAGAAAACACAACATGCTCTTGCAAAAGGCAATGTTTACAAATGCTCTGAATCTCTTTTCGAGTTCACTTAACAGCTCTGTCTTGGCAATTAGGCTGTCAAATAATTTTTGCTTATTAAGAGCATCCTTCAAAACAAAGTCCTTCTTCCTAATCTCCCACATGCTCTGAATCTCTTTTCCTTCCTCTTCCAATGTAGTTGGCTTGCTCAATGACTTTTTCCCTTTCGCCTTTGCTGCTTTAATACCAATAGGCCGTTCATCATCCTCTCCTGGCACAAAAGTTGATGACTGTGCGGACTGCTCATCTAACTTCCTTCTTTTTGATGAAACCTTATCTTTAGTTGTAGATGCGACACACCATTTCTGATCATGTCTAAACTCCAGCCATGCATGCTCAAGCATGAACTTCACCTTGTATTCATTGAAGTAAATCTCGTGTGCCATCTTCATAACATCGTCTTCATTCTGACCACTTGACTTCTGTTTCGTAGCAGTATCATAGCAACCTACAAACTTGCAGACGGCCTCATTGATCTTCCCCCGCCTTGATTTGCAGTGAGTTGGTTCTCTCTTTTGCAACCCAGCAAGCTTTTGACTTGTTCCATAATAAGTTGCGACGCGTTTCCAAAAGGAAATAGCTTTTTGCTCATTCCCAACAAGAGGATCTTTGGGGGTGTTCAACCAAGCGGAGATGAGCACACGATCTTCCGTTGGTGTCCACTTCCTTCTCTCTTTACGGTCCTCAACATTGTGTGCTTCAAACTCTGCATCTTCAGACCAAAGACCGAAGACAGAGACATTGGACGTAGACTGATCTAAACTAGGTTGAGTGTTTGGTTGTTGATTGGTTAAGAGGTCCATCAAGCTAGAAGACTGAGAATAGGAATCCATTTAATGGTTTCGCAGGAAACAGAGAAGGGGAAGCAAAGAGCAGAAGGAGAAGGAATTGACTTGTTTAAACAAGTTAGACAGATTGTAAAGGCAACTTTCAGAACCTAAACTCTAAAATATACTCAAGTCCCTTTAATTCCACAACCACCAAATGTTAATCACATGTACGAAACTAACAAATGCTAATCAATTCCTATAATCAATATCCACAACCACCTAATGTTAATCACATCAACCATCAATGAAGCTACTTCAAAAACTCATATCGTGCATTGCATTGAAACTCAAACAAACTAAACCTAGAATTTAAGTTAAGTTAAGCAAAATAAAGACTGTAGTCTAGAAGAAAGCTACTTCAAACCGAGAAGCTACTTCATCAACCATCAATGAAGTAAAACAAACTCAAACAAACTAAACTCAAACAAACTACACTGAACATTAGCATACAAAGTCTAGAAGAAAGAAATTACATCCGCGTTGTAGTCTTTCCGTTTGGTTATTGTCTTTCCGTTTCACTCTACTTGCCCTTAGACGAGAGCCTCCTTCCAAAAACACACACGAATTCAGAACATGCTCTAATACAAGTTGAACTTTCACAAAAGATGTCTAATCAAATTAATAAACACAGATAAAGAACAAATTTTGACAAATCCATTCTATACACAGATAAAGAACAAAACCATTCACAACCTCAGCTACTAAGCAAGACCCAAGAGCTTGATGATGCATGCAACAACAATACAAGTCTAAACACTGATAAAAGACCATTCTTTTGATAGATCCATTTGATACACAACAATCTCAGACCCTAAACAAAATCGATCAGATAAAAGGTGAGAGCTTTCTTCACTTACACGGTCCAAGGAGAAATCATCCTTGAATCCATCTCCGACTTCTTCTCTTTCTCTATCTGTCCTTCTTCTTTTGAGGATCTTCGGTGAAACAAAACAGATTTCTCTTTCAATCCAGACAGAGAAGATGGAGTGATCGAGATTGGATGAGGAATATGAAGATTGAAATCGCCAGAGAAGTGGAGTGATCGAGATTGGATGATGAAGATGGAGATTAGAATCGCCAAAGAGACGTTGTGCTTGATATTGGAGGAGGAAGAGAGAAGATTTGAATTCGGTGGTTTACACCCCGACGAAAGAGAGAGTGACTTCAATGAGAGGTCCACTCACCGGCTGCCACGTAAGGCTCTTTACCAACACCAAAACCCCCACATTAAGTACCGGTACTTAGACTTTTCTCCAATTTTTTTTTTTTTTGCTTTTCTTTAAAACTTCTCTTAAGTACCTCCCAATGGAGGTGGTCTAAACCATTTGAATCTTACTTTTCATAGTTGATCGGTGAATCTTCTGCGAAAACATCGTAAGCATAACATATTTTTTGTCACAAACGTAAGCATAACATAAGACTTGGATACTTTGTTGTTTATTGTCACTTTAAATGGTTGGATTCCTTTTGAAAAAAGGTATTGTTGGGGGTGGATTTACATCCTCCTCAAGGCCCATTAGACATTGAACTAGGCTCATATTGCTAGGAAGCCCTAGGCTTCATCTTTCTATAGATAAGGAGTTACCTCCTTATGAGAAAAGGGCTTTTCTTCTCCCATTTTACATATTAAACACTTCATACAAAGAGTTTATTGATTCTTAGATTTATTTACACTTGTAATCATACATGTAATATAATCTTTAATCAATAAATTCTTTTTGATGTTCTTTTTCCATTTGATTTCTATGTTGATTTATCTTTAGCCTCAAGAATTTAAGAAATCTATTTCTTAAATTCTTCATTATGAATCCGACAAACACACCATTTTCGGTTCAAACAGGTATAAGAATAAGCTACAGTTTATTTTCGATCTAAGAGTCTAACCAACACCTACTTAATCTGTTGATTCTATAAAAACATCTGGCGGGTATCAAAACATAGGGATATGATGAATCCATGTGAGCTCAAAGGTCAAGTTCGTATGAATCATGGCTCGTTCATCATCATATCGACTGAGATCGATAATACTATTATTAAAATCAATTTACATTCCTTATGCATGGCCGTCAACCACGTTCGCAACGTGTGTTTTTTTGGTTATTTTAGGTGGGTATAATCGATACGTACTTTGTTTCAAAATACTTGATGTTTTAGGTGAATGCACAAGAACTAAAATATGCTATTTTTTCTAAAAAATAACATCAAAAACCACTATAAAATATCATTGATGACACAGTTTTCTATAAAACTAAGACTAATATAAAAATATCAAACATCAAACATGAATATTTTAAAACATTTTAAACTCTCCAAAACATCATCTATTTTGAAATGGAAAGAGCAAAACATTATCTATTTTGAAACGGAGGGAGCAGTAGTTAAAAGACTTATACAGAATCAGGCGATTTGCTCCGATATCTTCTCGTCTCCACGTCTTTTTTGTGATAACAGTTGTATCTTTTTTCGTCACTTTTTTTTTGTTATAACCTTTTTTTTGTCAACCATTTCATTTTATTAAACGAAAACCCATTACAAGTAGACGAACCATTCCCTTACAAAATTGAAATTAAGCCCAATACGAAGCCCAAGCTAAAAAGATAATATTAACTTAATGCAAAACACGTGTAGCATATGCAGGAGCTTCGAATTTTCTGGAAACGGTGAGATTGATCCATGGTTCGCCGGCTACATGTCGGTACCAAACCACCGGTCTGTCTCTCCGGAAAGTTTGTTCCACTTGCTTGCTTCTACAACTCTTGATCGTCGTCAATCCCTGGAAGTTCTTCTTCAATTTACTAGAGGTGAACTTTGAGAGAAGCTTCAAGGAGATAGCAACAAATCCTTGTCGGAACGTCTTTTATAGACTCCGCCTCATCTGAATCTGTGCTGAATCTCCCCACTGCTTCAACTATCATCTCTGTTCTTTACCAACAAGGAAACTTTGCTTGTGACACAGAGCAAAGATTGATTCCTATTTCAAAATAAAACAGAGCATAACCAGCAAATAGAATCAAAGCTTCCATGGTTGATCGGAATAGAAGTTCACAAAGAGAAGAGAAGCAGAAAGACAAAAACTATAATACAATCGCCAAAGCGAACAAAAGATCCGCGACGGAATAGAGATATCCGCTAAACGGAATCAACCGAAATCGCCTAAGCTAAGAGAAAATTCGACAAGCGGAAAATACAATCGATCTAGAAGATCGAAGATATTTACAACAAAAAACAAAAAAAGAGAAGATGGTAACTAATGTCAAGTTGGGCGGCCCACACCCAAATGGGTATGTACAGTTGGGCCATTTAACATCCATACCCAAAAACACCCACACCCATTTAATACTCATACCCAAAAACATCCACACCCAAGTTAGCCCATACCCATTGGAAATAACCCAAAACCACCCATTATTATTCTTTTTAACAATTAGCTTAATTTTGTTCATAATCAATTATTGTAAACTCAATTTACAAACTTATATACTTATAGAAAATAAAAATTATAGAAAATTTGTATAAACTCAATCTAAACTCAGTCAAAACTAAAATTTGTATAAACTCAATCTAATCATTTGCCGAGCAGAGTATTGCTTTGCTACAGTCTAACTCAATAACCTACACAAACAACCAGCAAAGAATCACAAAGCAAAGTTAAAAGGTCATAACCAAATTATTATCTGAATGACTGCAAGTAACAGGTAAAGAATAACTGTCAAGTTACACACATAACAAGAGAGCTGTATAAATAAGTACACAATTCAAAGAATATTCCCCAAATACATACACTTTAGAGTGCAATGAAGACCTCTTGTACTCCATAAACTCTGAGTATATCCATGCTATGAAGACAGGGATGACTCCGAGCAGAAACGAAACCTGCATTTAAAGAGAAATACAATACACGTCAACCCAAAACCAAATCTCAAGTGTGCATCGTTTCTGAACCCAAAACAAAACAATATTCTAAATGATTCATCATCATCATCAGAACTAGAGTAAACAATGGAAACAATGGAAACGAGATTATCATCCACAAAACCCACAAAACCCACAACACCCACAACACAGAAAGTAGAGAAATCGCGAGATCAGAGCTAAAATCGAATCATACCTGAAATTGTAGAGAAATGAAGAAGGGAATCGATGGAAGGGAAAAGAGAATCGTATGGATTGATGAACACAAGAACAGTAGACGAAGAGAAATCTGGGAGGAGAAAATCGTTGGTTGCAGAAAGAATCGCGAGAGAAGAAAAGAATCGGAAAAAATTATTTTGATTGATTTTTTCCCAAATTCTCTAAACCCTAGAAGTTAAGTTTTTGGGCCAGCCCAACACCCATTTGGTTTGGACCAGTTAACCCATGGACAAAGTGGGTCTTTAACCCAATTGGACCATTAATTATTTGGGTATAACCATCACCCACTCATGTTTGTTTGGAATGGGTTAGTCCATGGGTGGCCCAACCAATTGACACCCCTAATGGTAACCAATGGCTAAAGCCACCTGCCACCAAGGCACCAACGATAAACTTTTTCTGAAACCGCCTTTTAGTCTCTGAGATATTACTGAGAATCTACCTCCTTGTTATAACCAACTTATAGAAATCATGCATCCCTCGTGCAAAATTCATGTTTCTTTCAGTTTTAGTGATATACTGAAATATACTATTTTTAATGGCGATGGTGATTGATCACTACCACAACCAAACCATTAAGAAATGTCACGGTCAACACTAAAAGACGAGACTACTATTGAAAAAACTTGTATAAAATTCGATTGTAGTTAAAAAAGATTTTTTAAAATTAATCTGGAACTTTTTTGTCAACCTTATTAATTAATCTAGAACAAACTTAGTTGATACAGATTTGACAAAAATATGAACAAAATAATACCAAAAAAATAAAATCTGAATAAAATAGAGATGTGATAAAGGGTAATATACTAATATGTCAGCAAACGCGTTGAGTGTCAAATTATCTAAGAATGTTTACATTGGAGTAGATCGACTTTCTTATTATTATGTGTTTGGTTATCTATTTATTACCGTTACCAGCTATATGTTTGATATAGATGAATGTCTTTTCGCTGTGATAAAAATCAAAGAGATTGGCATCGGTGTTAGGTGGGGAGGTGCGGACATCGTGAAATTAACGATGAATGCAAGTCTCTCTCTATCTTTCTGTCATCCACGTGACACAATCAATCCCTTAACAGAAGCTGACAAAATCTTCAACTAATTTTTCACTATTTACTCAAAAGTTCATAATTGTTTGGAGGTTTACCGCGTGGTATAAACAGTATAATATAAAGTCCACTAATACAACATAATATATATAGAATATCATATAGTTTGAATGGTAACTTAAGGTGATAATTTTTACAGAATAACAATCTTGACGAGATAAACTGAAAAAAAAAATGCTTTTCTAATATAAGTAATGTTATGCTTGAGTTGAACGGTTAAAAAATGTGAATTGACACATACGGTAATAAGTAATGTTTTGCTCGTATTTCTGTTAATCCTATAAAAGTTGTGCATAGTATTATTTATTACTTAAATATAGGACAAATCTCCAAAATAACACATTTCTAAGTTTATATCACAAAAATAGCACTTAAAAACTAAAATGAACAAAATAGCACATTTCTAAGTTTATCCTTTGAAAATTTTAATTTTTTTATTTTTCAAAATTTGAAATCTTATCCCTAAAACCTCATTTCTCAACTCTAAACCCTAAACCCTAAACCTTAAACCCTAAACCTTAAACTCTAAACCCTAAACCCTAAATCCTAAACCCTAAACTCTAAACCCTAAACCCTAAACCCTAAATCCTAAACCCCACCCTTTAACTCTAAATCCTAAGTTTGTGACTTTTGATAAAACATTAAGTGCTATTTTTGTGACTTTTGATCTTGAGTGCTAGTTTGGGAACAAAATCTTGATTGAGTGCTATTTTTATCTTTTTCTCTTAAATATAGCAGGATTTCCTAATTTTGCCAATTAGTCTGTATATAATAATAGTATAGTGTTTTTTACACTTAGAATTGGAAAGTTTTAAAGACAAGATAAGTTAACAAAAGTATAATAATCATGTAGAAACCGTGGTGATAAACGGCAAAAAGAAGTCAAGACACTTCATCATCATGATCGATAATCATAAATAATACTAATTCTTTATTTAAATAATACAGAAGAAATCAACATTGCAACGATAACGTTGAAGTGAGCAAAGAAGAGACAGAGACGACCCCATCAATCACCTTCTCCAGATCTCGGAACCTCTCTTTTCCCTCTACCTTTGGCCCTTCGTGTCTTCCACTTTGGCCTCTTTTGATGGGATCCGCCGCCGAAGTCAATGAGCCCACCACAGCCGGGACAGAGAAGCTCCACCACCCAGTAAATTTGGAAGAAGAGGAGGAGGAGCAAGTTGTCGAGCTGGAAAGGAAAACGTCGTCGTTTCCTCACGGGAAGAGACCCGACAGTGCAGACGGTAGTACCATCACCACCAACAATAGCTCCTCTTCTAGCTTTTCCGAAGGGATCCCTGATCCCCGGAACGGCGAAGGAGAGCATATCGCAATTGAGAACTTGGAGGTCCCGGAGTCGCCGGTAGTCGGATTCCACGAGGAGCACCACGACGGGAACGTCTTCTTCGACGGAGAAGAAGGTTTGTTGACTTAAACCTCCCGTTGACTTCATGTTTTGACTTTTATGTGATGATATGCTTACAGAGTTGGCTTCTTTTGTGCTGAAAAATGATTCAAATTAATTTAACATTCATTCAGAAAAAGAAAAAAAAAGAAATGATTCAAATCAAATAGGCTATAGTTATTAGCTTAAAACAATGTCAAGGATTAGATTTGCATTGTTACGTTTCTGCTGGTGTGTGAGAAGTCCTTGTCATGATTTGTTGTTTGTGGCTGAAGGAATTTGGAAATGTCGCCACTGCGATTGGACTTACAGAGAAGAATCTTTGTTATGTTTTGAGACCAAAGGTCAGTCCTTTCCGTTAGGGGCTTCTTCTTAGACCAA
This sequence is a window from Brassica oleracea var. oleracea cultivar TO1000 chromosome C1, BOL, whole genome shotgun sequence. Protein-coding genes within it:
- the LOC106326369 gene encoding membrane protein of ER body 1 isoform X2 translates to MESTATNQTPSPSSTVDDDNGDGVYTDEFTKLPPDSPHSSEDEDSVDFSHEQDSSLVPIGFELHEAIDTGSASRSVRGKDSQTERDFLDSDVEIVIKNQHEYYFYCPCCGEDITKTVKLVKKSDIQPAKKSDNANKPIDTKNGSRSEDKKTKNLSWLPAYLQKLFLSVYGHIKDKDSGKIEVDSKSTKNDLGTNSEEPSIDVKTEKGRPSFPKWYLDVFAWLFLCIIIALSFLFTSPQQSSPFITPPHLELPSIPPLPLPSLSILWLLPAFPVLFLVIMAMRSGYIPIYHKEKGDKEVDSKSTDTTSEEQIKKTKIEDDQAADSCQDSDKKTVHPVLVDPPPPQEQPSMQIANKETPPKTQAEPGVQPEIPKSVEPGKGGNKLEILKSIVYGGLIQSITSLCTVTSAAASGASTLNVLALGVANLSSGLLLIVHSLQELINEKPKTRTNTDDQKESDADVEEEDRYVEALGRREKWWFHRLIAISSFVVCGLIPPLVYGFSFRRRVEKRQEYKTLAVYAVSLLCIVLLSVAKAYVSKKREYVKTLFRYTSMATTASGFSTFMGYFVNQWLEKSGFYDESTETPRV
- the LOC106326369 gene encoding membrane protein of ER body 1 isoform X1: MESTATNQTPSPSSTVDDDNGDGVYTDEFTKLPPDSPHSSEDEDSVDFSHEQDSSLVPIGFELHEAIDTGSASRSVRGKDSQTERDFLDSDVEIVIKNQHEYYFYCPCCGEDITKTVKLVKKSDIQPAKKSDNANKPIDTKNGSRSEDKKTKNLSWLPAYLQKLFLSVYGHIKDKDSGKIEVDSKSTKNDLGTNSEEPSIDVKTEKGRPSFPKWYLDVFAWLFLCIIIALSFLFTSPQQSSPFITPPHLELPSIPPLPLPSLSILWLLPAFPVLFLVIMAMRSGYIPIYHKEKGDKEVDSKSTDTTSEEQIKKTKIEDDQAADSCQDSDKKTDNQKVHPVLVDPPPPQEQPSMQIANKETPPKTQAEPGVQPEIPKSVEPGKGGNKLEILKSIVYGGLIQSITSLCTVTSAAASGASTLNVLALGVANLSSGLLLIVHSLQELINEKPKTRTNTDDQKESDADVEEEDRYVEALGRREKWWFHRLIAISSFVVCGLIPPLVYGFSFRRRVEKRQEYKTLAVYAVSLLCIVLLSVAKAYVSKKREYVKTLFRYTSMATTASGFSTFMGYFVNQWLEKSGFYDESTETPRV
- the LOC106332514 gene encoding glutathione S-transferase T3-like, yielding MDSYSQSSSLMDLLTNQQPNTQPSLDQSTSNVSVFGLWSEDAEFEAHNVEDRKERRKWTPTEDRVLISAWLNTPKDPLVGNEQKAISFWKRVATYYGTSQKLAGLQKREPTHCKSRRGKINEAVCKFVGCYDTATKQKSSGQNEDDVMKMAHEIYFNEYKVKFMLEHAWLEFRHDQKWCVASTTKDKVSSKRRKLDEQSAQSSTFVPGEDDERPIGIKAAKAKGKKSLSKPTTLEEEGKEIQSMWEIRKKDFVLKDALNKQKLFDSLIAKTELLSELEKRFRAFVNIAFCKSMLCFLYKHCLL